Proteins encoded by one window of Glycine soja cultivar W05 chromosome 15, ASM419377v2, whole genome shotgun sequence:
- the LOC114387648 gene encoding pectinesterase/pectinesterase inhibitor PPE8B-like, producing the protein MAVFSTKQLSTSTLTTTFIIFFVRSEFTGHGSLRVSPSEFIGSVTTVGDVLQNVTSILKSELRSVKNDFHLPDAAVSTCLDLLDLSADELSWSISAVQSSQGNDNSTGNLSSDLRTWLSAVLANTDTCMDGFEGTNGNVKGLISTVIDQAKWLLQKLLTLVKPYVNDFSSRNSRVKFPSWIEAEDKMLLQTNGVPADTVVAADGTGNFTKVMDAVQAAPVYSMRRFVIHIKKGVYEENVVINKKKWNLVVIGEGMDATVISGNLSRSENLTTFKTATFAVNGRGFIAKGITFRNTAGPQRNQSVALRSDSDLSVFYRCGIFGYQDSLYAHSLRQFYRECRISGTVDFIFGHANAATFQGEMYPNRSSGFSIQFCNISADYDLLPYLNTTSTYLGRPWKPYSRTIFMQSYISDVLSPEGWLEWNGTLYLDTLLYAEYKNYGPGARLDNRVKWPGYHVMNDSREAYNFTVANLILGELWLPSTGVTFTPGL; encoded by the exons ATGGCTGTTTTCTCTACCAAACAGCTGAGTACTTCAACTCTGACCACTAcattcatcatcttctttgttCGTTCTGAATTCACGGGACACGGTAGCCTGAGAGTTTCTCCTTCTGAATTCATAGGCTCGGTGACCACAGTAGGTGATGTTTTGCAAAACGTTACCTCCATTCTCAAGTCTGAGCTTAGAAGTGTCAAAAATGACTTTCATCTTCCTGATGCTGCCGTTTCCACGTGTCTTGATTTGTTAGACTTGTCAGCTGATGAACTCAGCTGGTCCATTTCCGCTGTTCAAAGTTCCCAAG GAAATGATAACAGTACAGGGAATCTAAGCTCTGATTTGAGGACATGGCTTAGTGCTGTACTTGCGAATACAGATACATGCATGGATGGTTTTGAAGGTACAAATGGGAATGTGAAGGGTTTAATATCCACTGTAATTGACCAAGCGAAGTGGTTGCTCCAAAAGTTACTGACCCTGGTGAAGCCTTATGTGAATGATTTCAGCAGTAGAAATAGTAGGGTAAAATTTCCTTCATGGATTGAAGCAGAGGATAAGATGTTGCTGCAGACAAATGGGGTGCCTGCAGATACTGTAGTTGCGGCTGATGGAACTGGGAATTTTACTAAGGTGATGGATGCTGTGCAAGCAGCACCTGTTTATAGCATGAGACGCTTTGTGATACACATAAAGAAGGGTGTTTACGAAGAGAACGTTGTGATTAACAAGAAGAAGTGGAACCTTGTGGTGATTGGTGAGGGTATGGATGCCACTGTTATCTCCGGTAATCTGAGTCGTAGTGAAAATTTGACCACATTCAAGACCGCTACCTTTG CTGTGAATGGCAGAGGATTCATAGCAAAAGGCATTACCTTCAGGAACACTGCAGGTCCCCAAAGAAACCAATCTGTTGCTCTAAGATCAGACTCTGACCTCTCTGTATTCTACCGATGTGGGATTTTTGGCTACCAAGACAGCCTCTATGCCCACTCATTGCGCCAATTCTACAGAGAATGCAGAATCAGTGGCACAGTGGatttcatattcggccatgccAATGCTGCAACATTTCAAGGTGAAATGTACCCCAATCGATCGTCCGGTTTCTCGATCCAATTCTGCAACATTTCAGCGGATTATGACCTTCTGCCATATCTCAACACCACTTCAACGTACCTCGGTAGACCCTGGAAGCCGTATTCCAGAACAATTTTCATGCAGTCCTACATCAGTGATGTGTTGAGTCCAGAAGGGTGGCTAGAGTGGAATGGAACATTGTATTTGGACACTCTGTTATATGCTGAGTACAAGAATTATGGACCAGGAGCTAGGCTTGATAATAGAGTCAAATGGCCAGGGTATCATGTGATGAATGATTCTAGAGAGGCTTATAATTTCACTGTGGCCAATCTCATTTTGGGGGAGCTATGGTTACCATCAACCGGGGTAACATTCACTCCTGGACTTTGA
- the LOC114388438 gene encoding pectinesterase/pectinesterase inhibitor PPE8B-like yields the protein MELSSKKELLSRIVSTLTPTITLIFFFLVLSPSLCTSLGSTNTVGSELLKVAPSEFEGTVRTVVDVLQEVTSILSEFGSGFGDSRLSNAVSDCLDLLDMSSDELDWSVSATQSPKGKHNSTGNTSSDLRTWLSAALANQDTCIDGFDGTNGMVKGLVSTGIGQVMSLLQQLLTQVKPVSDHFSFSSPQGQYPSWVKTGERKLLQANVVSFDAVVAADGTGNYTKVMDAVLAAPNYSMQRYVIHIKRGVYYENVEIKKKKWNLMMVGDGMDATIISGNRSFIDGWTTFRSATFAVSGRGFIARDITFQNTAGPEKHQAVALRSDSDLSVFFRCGIFGYQDSLYTHTMRQFYRECKISGTVDFFGDATAIFQNCHISAKKGLPNQKNTITAHGRKNPDEPTGFSIQFCNISADYDLVNSVNSFNSTHTYLGRPWKPYSRTIFMQSYISDVLRPEGWLEWNGDFALDTLYYAEYMNYGPGAGVANRVKWQGYHVMNDSSQASNFTVSQFIEGNLWLPSTGVTFTAGLGVV from the exons ATGGAACTTTCCTCAAAGAAAGAGTTACTATCTCGAATAGTATCAACACTAACGCCCACCATcacactcatcttcttcttccttgtgCTTTCTCCGAGCCTGTGCACATCACTCGGAAGCACCAACACAGTTGGATCGGAGTTGCTGAAGGTTGCTCCTTCTGAATTTGAGGGGACAGTGAGAACCGTCGTTGATGTGTTGCAAGAAGTCACCTCTATTCTCTCCGAGTTCGGTTCTGGCTTCGGCGATTCACGTCTTTCTAACGCCGTTTCTGACTGTCTTGATTTGCTTGACATGTCCTCTGATGAACTCGATTGGTCTGTCTCCGCCACACAGAGTCCCAAAG ggaaGCACAACAGCACAGGGAACACAAGTTCGGATTTGAGAACATGGCTGAGCGCAGCACTTGCAAATCAAGATACATGCATTGACGGATTCGACGGCACGAACGGCATGGTGAAGGGTCTAGTATCCACTGGTATAGGCCAAGTGATGTCCTTACTCCAACAACTTCTCACACAG GTGAAACCAGTTTCGGAccacttctctttctcttccccTCAGGGCCAATACCCTTCATGGGTTAAAACAGGGGAAAGAAAGCTCCTTCAGGCAAATGTGGTTAGTTTTGACGCTGTGGTGGCGGCCGACGGGACGGGAAACTACACCAAGGTGATGGACGCGGTGCTGGCTGCGCCTAATTACAGCATGCAAAGGTATGTAATACATATAAAGAGAGGGGTTTACTATGAGAACGTTGAGATCAAGAAGAAGAAGTGGAACCTCATGATGGTTGGAGATGGCATGGATGCCACTATAATTTCTGGTAACAGAAGTTTCATTGATGGTTGGACCACGTTCCGGTCAGCTACTTTTG CTGTGAGTGGCAGAGGATTCATAGCACGAGACATTACCTTCCAGAACACGGCAGGACCAGAGAAGCACCAAGCAGTGGCACTGAGATCAGACTCAGACCTCTCTGTGTTCTTCCGATGTGGGATCTTTGGTTACCAAGACAGCCTCTACACTCACACCATGCGCCAATTCTACAGAGAGTGCAAAATCAGTGGCACAGTGGACTTCTTCGGTGATGCCACAGCAATTTTCCAAAACTGCCACATCTCAGCCAAAAAAGGGTTACCAAATCAAAAGAACACAATCACAGCACATGGTAGAAAAAACCCAGATGAACCAACCGGTTTCTCAATCCAATTTTGCAACATTTCTGCTGATTACGACCTTGTGAACTCGGTTAATAGCTTTAACTCCACCCACACGTACCTTGGTAGGCCTTGGAAACCCTATTCTAGGACAATATTCATGCAATCTTACATTAGTGATGTGTTGAGGCCAGAAGGGTGGTTGGAGTGGAATGGTGATTTTGCTTTGGACACTTTGTACTATGCTGAGTACATGAATTATGGGCCTGGTGCTGGAGTGGCTAATAGGGTTAAATGGCAAGGGTACCATGTGATGAATGATTCTAGTCAGGCTAGTAATTTCACGGTGTCACAGTTTATTGAGGGGAATCTTTGGTTGCCTTCAACGGGTGTAACGTTCACGGCTGGATTGGGGGTAGTATGA